One region of Leptospira congkakensis genomic DNA includes:
- a CDS encoding DUF5063 domain-containing protein: MNAKLLINLKEFVKWSDHILSENDKADILMGQLLRIHSLYYETDYNLDNSVYPDPPNLDYWEVRKKIEMNFPEFKAYNTVYDVTIESQENKIIQVDPYDDLTDLVKDFKEIVWFFENTSSDNALWHFKSGYMHHWGQHISNLTYFLFHLKYRL, encoded by the coding sequence ATGAACGCAAAATTACTAATTAATCTCAAAGAATTTGTAAAATGGAGCGACCATATATTAAGTGAAAACGATAAAGCTGATATCCTAATGGGACAACTTTTACGAATACATTCCTTATATTATGAAACTGACTATAATTTAGATAATTCAGTATACCCTGACCCGCCGAATTTAGATTATTGGGAAGTTAGGAAAAAAATAGAAATGAACTTTCCAGAATTTAAAGCCTACAATACAGTATATGATGTTACAATTGAATCCCAGGAAAATAAAATAATACAAGTAGATCCATATGATGATTTAACAGACTTAGTAAAAGATTTTAAAGAAATTGTATGGTTTTTTGAAAATACATCTAGTGATAATGCTTTATGGCATTTTAAATCAGGTTACATGCATCATTGGGGACAACATATCTCAAATTTAACTTATTTCCTTTTCCATTTAAAATATCGACTTTAA